The Homo sapiens chromosome 10, GRCh38.p14 Primary Assembly sequence ATGAGAACTGCCGCTCCTGACAAGCCCAGAAAACGTTCTCATGCCCTCTGCTTTCTGTGAAGCAGAAAGTTATCTCCACTTCCCAAATGAGAAAACGGAGGCCCAGGGAAATGAGGCTGGCTGCCCAATGCCACGCAGTTGCTGGGCCAGGCCTCGGATTCAGGGGTTGGACTCTTAGTCTTGACCTTCCCCTACTGCGACCAACACAAAGGAGGGCAGGGCCAGAGATCTCACTCGGCCAAGCTCCAAAGGCCCGGGCTGATGTCCAGAGCCACCCAGACCTCAGATTCCATCTTGTGAGGCTGGCCTTGGGCACGCCCCAACATtgtgggggtgtggggtgggaaATGGGGAGGCAGATTTCCTAAGGGTCTTGTTTACACCACGAAAATGGTCTGGGGGTTTGGAACTATCCAGGTGTCGGGTCCCAACTGCTCAGCCACCAAGCAGCTGCCTTCGCCTTCCCCTCCTCCGCCCTCACCAGTGTGTCACCCTGGGGGCAGCAGGGTCACTTGTGCTGTAACCCTGCAGGGACCAACGAGCAGGCTATCATCGATGTGCTCACCAAGAGAAGCAACACGCAGCGGCAGCAGATCGCCAAGTCCTTCAAGGCTCAGTTCGGCAAGGCAAGGGGAaggctggtgggggtggggataggTGAGCCTTGGGGTTGGGGGTACAGCCTGGGAGGCAGCTCCATTCTGGACGACTTTCCCCTAGAGCCAGCCCACTGGTAGCATGGGCACATGGAACCTGTTTGCATGAAAACAATTGTTCTTtattgaaattcaaatgtaactggcTGCCCTGTGTTTTATCTGGCAGATCTACTTTTAGGTGTCAGAGCCCGGGCCGGGGGCTggccttccttgcttcctttcctGCCTCTTCTCTCACAGCATTCCTTCTCATGCACCCAACAGGCCCCACTGGAGGTCTGTCTCCCTGCCCCCAGGCTATCTCGCCCTGCCCTCTGAGCCCAGACCACCTTCTCTTTTCCATGCCCCAGGCATGCAGGCCTGGCTTTGCTCTGTTCTGGGGCGTGGGCATGCTTTCCTCAGTCGAGCTGCTTGCACCCACACCTCGTCCCTTCTGCCACCTGGGAATTCTAAGAGCCTGGAGTAAGCATGCCAGGCCCTTTGTTTCTCCTCCCACCTGCACTCCACCCCTAGGACAAAGCCTGACATTTGGGGGTACACAGTAAACACAGGATTAAATATGTGCACAGCCATGGTTGCCTCAAGCCTCTAGTGACTCATATCATTAGTTTGGAGATGTAACGAAGGAAGATCAGCTCAAATATTCTCTTGGAGAACCCAGTATGCATTTTTACAGTTTCCCTCTCTTAGTCCTCACAGTGATACATTCTTTGTATTCAAACATTTGGGGAAACTGGCACTCAGAGAGGTTTTAAGTTGCCCAAGGTCCCAGAGCCTGTAATCAACAAGGTGGGGATTAAAATCCAGGTCTGACAAAGCCCTTGATCTCTCTGCTGCTCTGTAGATCAGCTGATGTAGCCTGGTGGCTCCTCGTAGCAACATGTGACCTTAGAAGGAGGCACATGTGAGACGAAGTCTTTAATTCaggcatgcattcattcattgagtGCCAAGTGACAGGTATTTTATGGTGATGCCATACTCAGAGCTTGCAGTCTAGCTAGCAATACCAATTTCATTTTACTGAGAGCTTATGATGTGCCCAGCACTGCACTGAATGCTGAATTGAGTCACACACAACCCCCTAAGCAACGGGATGAAGCAGGAGCACGTTTCTCTCCGTGTAACCGGTAAAGATACTGATGCTAAGAGAAGCTAAGGAGCTGGCCCAAGAAACCCAGCCAGCACGTGGCAAGGCCCATGCAGAATCCAGCCCAAGCCCCTGGACCCAGCCACCACTCCGCTGCCTGCACTCAGGTGGGCCTGGCTTATGACAAATATCACCTTTCCCTGTTCCCGCATTAGGACCTCACTGAGACCTTGAAGTCTGAGCTCAGTGGCAAGTTTGAGAGGCTCATTGTGGCCCTTATGTATCCGCCATACAGATACGAAGCCAAGGAGCTGCATGACGCCATGAAGGTAACCAGGCAGACAGGGCAGGGGAGTGGCAGGGGTGCTCACATGACTGGGTAGGGGCAATGCGGGGACCGGGAACCTACAGCCCAGAGCTCCCCTTGAGCCACTGTTTGGAATGGCCATATGGGCCATAACTGGGCCCAGTGAGCAGGCAGCCTGCTGCTCAGACTGCACCCAACACCTGGAGTCACTGGTGCCTGATTGACACGTTGAGTGGCCGTGATGAAGCCAAAATCAGTACTTCTCAGAACCTCACGAGCTCAGGTGTACAGTGGTATTGGAAACCCACCTCTACAGTCCCAGGCACAGCCCCTTGGGTTTCCCTTTACCTCTCACTACTCTTTGCTTTTGCAGATTAATAAGGATGGGGACCCAGTAACTATAGTCATTTTGTTTGGAAAGACACTTGCTGCATGGGCACTGCCAGGCATTTTACACCCACGCTCCCTAATCTATCTTTGGCGCAGGGGAGGCTTCTTATTCCTGTTTATGGATCGGGATGCTTAGGCTCCAGGACATGGAGCAGCCTGTCTGAGACCACCCAGCTAAGGAGGGAGAGCTGAGACAGGGCTTCCCCGTCACAGCACTTGCCCTCAATGTTCATCACTGAAGACAAGCATGTGATTTTCTCATCACATCCTCCCACTTCAAGTGGGGCAGGGCAGTGAGGTCCTTCCTGAGGCTCAGGCATCTTGAGAAAAGAAGGTGTGGACAGAGCAGAAGGTCATGGCAGAGCactccagcaggcagaggtttcTGTCCACAGGGCTTAGGAACCAAGGAGGGTGTCATCATTGAGATCCTGGCCTCTCGGACCAAGAACCAGCTGCGGGAGATAATGAAGGCGTATGAGGAAGGTAAGGGGTGGCACAGATGGAGGGGCTCAGGAGTGGCCACAAGCTTTGGCAGCCTGGCAGGGAACAAGGATCAAGAATTAACCTGGGCCACACTAGAAAGGACCCTTTGGGGACTTTTTTACCCACAGGTGCTGAGCACCTACCGTATGCCAAGATCTGTGCCTGATGGTGACACTGAACATGATTCAGACTTGATCTGTAAGCTCACCAGCTCCTCTTACAGGGGAGAGAGGCCTGTGACCAACTAAAATCTCTGCCCTTGAGGACTGTGGTAGTAGGGGGTGTGGACCCCAGGCTAGCAGAGGCCAGTCAGTCCTCCACATCATGTACCTAGTGGGGAGTTTTCCTGGAGGCTTTGGCTTTGCCAAGCCTTGAGATGAAATGGAGCTTGGTTGGCAGCCCCTAGCCTGGCTCTCTGACCTGGTCCATCTTGTGCTTTGAGCTTGGTTGGGTACGCATGTCGCTTCTAGTTGTGAAGCACCACCCAGGCGACAGCCACTTGGACACCCGGGCATTGCATCCATGCCCTGTGCCAAGGACTTTCTTTCCTAGAAGGCTTTAATAAGGAGAAGTATGGGGAACAGGGCTGGAAGGAGGAAAGCAGGCCCCGGGTAGGCTGTGGGCCTCTGCTTGTGCCTCATGGTCCTGTTTCCCTGCAGACTATGGGTCCAGCCTGGAGGAGGACATCCAAGCAGACACAAGTGGCTACCTGGAGAGGATCCTGGTGTGCCTCCTGCAGGTGTCACAGCCTAGGCTCTTGGGAGTGCCTTGGTTTGGGAGTCCCAACAGCTCCACCCCAGGGAGCAGCCCTTGAATAGCGCCACAAGAGTCAGGGTATGGGCATGGGATAGCCCAGCAGCCAGGGCTCATTGGGTGTGTCTCAGCATGGTTAGAGGGTCCCAACTGCAGAGCCCCCACACTTGTCCTTACTCAGCCATGTGAGAGCATCCTGGAAGCGGGAGGAGAGCAGGTCCTTCGTGCAGACCTCATGCCAGGCACTTTGCTTACCTTAGCTCACTGAATCCGCCAAGCCTTATGAGGCAGTCCTTACCACCCCCGttgtacaaatgaggaaaccaagggcTGAAGAGAATAACTGGCTTGTCGAAGTTTCCACAGCCAAAGAGCAGCAGAGCCATGCCTACCCTCCAAGCCCAGGATCCCCCCTGTGCCCTTAATGCTCTGGTCAGCTGGCCTGCCTTACAGAGCCACCTCCTCTGTTCCTAGGGCAGCAGGGATGATGTGAGCAGCTTTGTGGACCCGGCACTGGCCCTCCAAGACGCACAGGTGAGGCTGCGCCCAGCCGGCCATGTGGCCCCACCCCCTGCCATCTGGACTCCGGCTCCTCTGCCCACGGGGGCTTTCTCTGACACTGGGCTGGGACCCACCCAGCTCAGCTCCCTATAGGCCTTTGTCCTGTGGTGTCTGGGGAGGAGAGTGAGGGTGTTGGGAGACTCGGGAGGAAGGAGTGtgacttgggggtgggggagcactAAAGCTCTGTCCTGGCAGGAACAGCCCATGAACCCGGGGGCGCTAGGCCCCAGTGCTGGACACAGGTGTCCGGGTCTCTGTAGGTCTGCCTGCTGGCAGAGGGAAGTCTGGGGACCAGGCAGTTCCTAGAGCAGCTTGTGGCCCAGGATAGAGAAAATATTCTAAGCCAGAGCTGCTAGAGAAAGGGGAGCTCCCTGTCAGAGACGACCAAGCAGGGGAGCATGCTGGCCTGGCAGAGTGGACAGGGCCAGGCCATGGCCACAGCTCTGGGACTCTGGGGCTCAGTCCCTCACCTCCCTGGTCTCCCTCACTGGCTTATTGTGGGTGTCCCAATGCTAGGATCTGTATGCGGCAGGCGAGAAGATTCGTGGGACTGATGAGATGAAATTCATCACCATCCTGTGCACGCGCAGTGCCACTCACCTGCTGAGAGGTaccagggagggaggggctggggccggggccaCAGGGGTGTCCTGGCCATGAGCCTCTCCCTCGTGCTTCTGCCTTGTCAAGTCTAGAGTTAGGGAGAGAGCCAGGGAGCCCAGGACTGTTTCCCCAGCCACCAGTGGGAGGTCAGGGCGGCAAATTGATGTGCGATCTCTGATCCGAGACACTGAGGGGCATCACGAGGAGGTCTGACCATCCCCTGAGCAGAGCCCTCTCCACAGTGTTTGAAGAGTATGAGAAAATTGCCAACAAGAGCATTGAGGACAGCATCAAGAGTGAGACCCATGGCTCACTGGAGGAGGCCATGCTCACTGTGGGTAAGAGCTCAGACTTGCACGTTTTTCAGGCCACAGGGCTCACCGTGGGGCAGCACCAAAGAACAAAGGGCCTAGGGATGCGACCACAAGAGAAAGAATCCCTGTGTCACCTTCACGGGATGTCCCCCCGACTCACACTCTGCCTGTCTCCCTCACCCAGGGACTGCTCCACCTCTAGAGTCCCAGTGTGTGCTGCCAAAGATTGTTCTCTGTGCTGCCCACGTGGTGCCCAGTGCTGTGTGGGTGTGtctgcatgagtgtgtgtgtgcgtgagagTGTGTGTGCCTGAGGGTGTGTGTGCATGACTGTGGGtggaatgtgagtgtgtgtgtgtgagacagacagtgtgtgtgtgtgcgcacacaaaTGCATACGCCAGTGATTATGCCAGCCCCAACCCTGTGTGTACTCATGGCAGCCATGCAGGGAGCACTCTGGCTGTGGTTGTGAAGCCCTGGCCAGCACAAAGTCATCTTTCTGGACATGAACCAGGGGCCTGGCCCCTGCCTTCATTGCCAGTTGAAGAAACAGTGATGTGTGGCTTGAGTCCAAACTGAGTGACGGATGGTCTGATGCTGAGAAACACTGGGGATCTTCCCCACAGCAGGAAGTCAGGGCCACTCAGGAGGACCCACTCCAGAGCTCTCATGGGTTCCAGGGCTGAGATCACAATGGGAAGAGTCACTGCAGAGTAAAGAGCTGAGGCCCAGGGCAGAGGGACGTCTCTTCTCCCACTTACACACAGAGCCCAGGTCCGGACTCCTGGCCTGCAGCTCTCACCTCCACACCAGGCTGCCTCCGTGCAAAGCCAGCAGCCAGCAGGCTCCCTGCTGTTTCCTAGCCTCTCTGGGTGGACAGGGCCATCTGAGACACCCCAGCTGGCCTTGGATGCTGTGATACAATCCGGTCTATGTCAGGACATCTAATCACACCCCTGCTCCAATCTCAGCTTCCACCCCTGGATCTGGCCTGAACCCACCAAGAATGAAGTCTGCCAGCAGGGAATAGTGAAGCCATGCAGTGCTCCGTCATGCTGGGCCTTCCTATTCACTTCACCTTGAAGCCTCGCATCAGTCTCACTTCCCAGATGAGTCAGGGAGGTTGAGTAATGAAGCCATACTGCACCATCAAGGCAGGAAGTGAACACATGCCTACCTCACTCAAAGCCCATGCTCCTTCTGCAGCCCTAAGTGAAAATGCCAACCTTCCCCACCCAGATGCCAAGTCTCTGAGCAGTACCCATGGGAGCAAGCATGGGCCCAGTCTCTGGACCAGACGCCCCCAGGTGCCTTAGTCCTGTGGGGCCAAACTCCACTTGTcacatgggaattcaaaatgcagggtttctgctgataaGTGTGAGAGAGAGGGCACTCTGAGGCCAGCAGCCACCATCCCATGGTGCTTCTGTGGAGCTGAGAGGCTGGATTTTTGGTGGAGGTGTCTCTGGGTTGAGAGCCCAGGGCCTGTCCTGAGTCTGAGCTGCCCTTGGATGGGCTTGAGCTGGTGTCTTCAGACGAGCCCCACAGTCTGGTGCATTTCACATCTTACCCTTTTGCCTGCCTGCTTGGGCCTTTGGAGCTGTGCCCAGTGCCCCGGGCTACCTTCCCTGTCCCACGCCACCTGACACAAAGCCTCTCACATTGGGAAAGGCACGGAACAAAGAAATATGCCAAGCCTTGCACAACACTGACTCTTAAGACCTAAGGCAAGACATAAAGTTGTAGGCAGTGCCACCTACCAGCTCCAGACATTAACACAGCTTTCTTGTTTGCCAGTGAAATGCACCCAAAACCTCCACAGCTACTTTGCAGAGAGACTCTACTATGCCATGAAGGTAACTGTCCTGTCTTCTTCTTCCTGACGCTCACCCTACATAGCACCAAGTGCAAAGCCAAGGAGCTCAAAGCCACCACGA is a genomic window containing:
- the ANXA8L1 gene encoding annexin A8-like protein 1 isoform 2 (isoform 2 is encoded by transcript variant 2), with amino-acid sequence MAWWKAWIEQEGVTVKSSSHFNPDPDAETLYKAMKGIGVGSQLLSHQAAAFAFPSSALTSVSPWGQQGHLCCNPAGTNEQAIIDVLTKRSNTQRQQIAKSFKAQFGKDLTETLKSELSGKFERLIVALMYPPYRYEAKELHDAMKGSRDDVSSFVDPALALQDAQDLYAAGEKIRGTDEMKFITILCTRSATHLLRVKCTQNLHSYFAERLYYAMKGAGTRDGTLIRNIVSRSEIDLNLIKCHFKKMYGKTLSSMIMEDTSGDYKNALLSLVGSDP
- the ANXA8L1 gene encoding annexin A8-like protein 1 isoform 3 (isoform 3 is encoded by transcript variant 3) — its product is MAWWKAWIEQEGVTVKSSSHFNPDPDAETLYKAMKGIGTNEQAIIDVLTKRSNTQRQQIAKSFKAQFGKDLTETLKSELSGKFERLIVALMYPPYRYEAKELHDAMKGSRDDVSSFVDPALALQDAQDLYAAGEKIRGTDEMKFITILCTRSATHLLRVFEEYEKIANKSIEDSIKSETHGSLEEAMLTVVKCTQNLHSYFAERLYYAMKGAGTRDGTLIRNIVSRSEIDLNLIKCHFKKMYGKTLSSMIMEDTSGDYKNALLSLVGSDP
- the ANXA8L1 gene encoding annexin A8-like protein 1 isoform 1 (isoform 1 is encoded by transcript variant 1) — its product is MAWWKAWIEQEGVTVKSSSHFNPDPDAETLYKAMKGIGTNEQAIIDVLTKRSNTQRQQIAKSFKAQFGKDLTETLKSELSGKFERLIVALMYPPYRYEAKELHDAMKGLGTKEGVIIEILASRTKNQLREIMKAYEEDYGSSLEEDIQADTSGYLERILVCLLQGSRDDVSSFVDPALALQDAQDLYAAGEKIRGTDEMKFITILCTRSATHLLRVFEEYEKIANKSIEDSIKSETHGSLEEAMLTVVKCTQNLHSYFAERLYYAMKGAGTRDGTLIRNIVSRSEIDLNLIKCHFKKMYGKTLSSMIMEDTSGDYKNALLSLVGSDP